A part of Olleya sp. Bg11-27 genomic DNA contains:
- a CDS encoding fibronectin type III domain-containing protein, which translates to MKRIVLILTFLLIAFQSIAQTFPVQLTPQVTPPYPVYISEYANTNSLQDKVKLQVILNDLTVNVNQIRLKLYIQGEGIITQSTDFVVGAAPIFLEGGIPLQIGVNELAPYFEFQNLQGITPNTYGNALPEGIYQICFEVYDSMTNNVLSAKTCSTIVLFQNEPPLLNLPFNQSIIQEQNPLNIVFQWTPRHINVSNVQYEFSLVEIWDDYVAPQAAFLSTPPIFQTTVSETTLIYGPTFPQLITGRKYAWNVRAFALDGAEEIGVFTNQGHSEIFWFTYQIPCDTPLFPEVEDLSDNHVKLTWQGNSEHIDYTIKYREKNADSDWYQLTTPREYITITSLNLQTAYEYKIQGNCDYGSFGETIIYEFTTLSEEASAYIGCNIEPDPVDLSNQDILPELFVYDIIKAGDFPIVVTAIDQEMSPFSGSGFVVIPWLAFTRAKVEFNNIQVNTDMRLIAGEVKTTYDADWGSIQNLDGVVDDVFGDNGAITQYDASGLDINHVQVGENGSVVLVDENNVEHTIQVTLPVIITDTNGDQWLIDEDGNDTALGPQAEGGIPTSSNTTGIASNGSVNQISSPDVSVVFEKSGFYSTDIYPENVNNSSSLLNKYETIPTANGGIYKVLYKAISNIAQHDTDLLKATVTFSNGKTKDDIIFKTTEGTAVANSWDGNTATLTLNKQFNFAKSEMLATVKPEDSTQNYTIAGKTNLWHVNQQFVNVTVVPLNGASFSDADKARINEIYNPAGVNFNITVDPKLAIDPAIWNLENTTQEILDIGDSNLLSNYTVEERAIYNYYKTQRGVQEQMYYVFLATDITTSKLATNGFMPLKGQYGFVFKQNNQAEVTAHELGHGVFGLQHYEESGTEDFLMYNTYPSGTEFTHMDWQTMHASGLQFYMFQGDEDGASTTLNGIPDRFKNTINNTFTFMTIDGSYITLPSNVRRLSFVNSLDNLEVFSKFPTGALLGFELNNIKYIAQIETPTPFSDSILLDEFTFNYLGFIDQATGDDFPIEDDNKAYFGKVITLTLTEFSKRLGTIEINDLLWDNPVSVNILSNYSRFSKFYTSFPSDHIDISYSEESVFSQTFQLNEQKIANVLGENLNWGSNYLMASKFATLNSAYPLMFKVAFARLFRTLDADGASYLLKNKTNSQLITKYVEIINYIKSLNDDCAAFLGNLTDESSTDQLQLCITGLSDNEIKELSISNKLKAISLLINNWTVTEEQENQLIRLIEFTEQPDVDDLLFGLNSVSTVEGADYNLLRRLVYKTDNDHTYFHEDNFKKLINVLAELTVKKSLNFREELENLLADELIERNIKFYHKSFWDTAMADYIVAWNFLNGEDIFVYNTIVKWKTDSQTNADITVYTDRYAGSDILDTTDPIVLTPYSPIYFTNKSGLSMLSDFNNDLPVLSPAILALYASEVGYTQVIVDGIQATVDAASLASGFGALIKGPSIARKTFIIADMIGSGVSITTGVVGYTNLSTEGKAFVDALNVLTLTVAITDGLNTTSLKNIFGKVKTLDTALPDKSDVDDFLNTLIAAEGKLNGVDPNKIKESKVWLIHLEAELALNNINDLENKIVKAKRILSTGRRSILIGKLDNFTSLKTWVGELDDVADVALISKLNDFVDNSNSVLGKLNTYLRDAPLHISIDEVIKFKQALKQTRGIESFKLIDESIGVTGNISKFAYDSNTINKVSEISESSSNFRQAFGGNWEDELTQILKGNSNAKCLTCGNINTTNTMLKRLPSMDEMLENLEYVSQFHNKDGIESVFTAIKGKPLDIANSYAVNNRDGINHMIRYMKNNQDEFTNLTRFEFKYSDEFNNRADVLVGDIKYEFKSWTFGTSHWTSFFNPTGDLNVQLKRYIENTTELENLKYIFNGNKVNSSQIKTAFKSMMYDNATQNLTERGTEVFYTIWDNTSLRNDLFDLSETAGKVPIQQFKDIVSDPSNRFYKFIKVE; encoded by the coding sequence ATGAAAAGAATAGTACTTATACTTACTTTTTTACTCATTGCCTTTCAGTCGATTGCGCAAACGTTTCCTGTGCAATTAACACCGCAAGTTACGCCGCCTTATCCTGTTTATATTTCAGAATATGCAAATACTAATAGCTTACAAGACAAAGTAAAGCTACAAGTCATACTAAATGATCTTACGGTTAATGTTAACCAGATTCGTTTAAAATTATATATACAAGGGGAAGGGATTATAACCCAGAGTACGGATTTTGTGGTTGGTGCCGCACCTATTTTTTTAGAAGGTGGTATTCCATTACAAATAGGTGTTAATGAGTTAGCTCCCTATTTCGAGTTTCAAAATTTACAAGGTATTACACCAAACACCTATGGTAATGCTTTGCCAGAAGGGATTTATCAAATCTGTTTTGAAGTTTACGATAGTATGACCAATAATGTGCTATCTGCTAAAACCTGTAGCACTATTGTATTATTTCAAAATGAGCCACCATTATTAAACTTACCGTTTAACCAATCTATTATACAGGAACAAAATCCATTAAATATTGTTTTTCAATGGACGCCAAGACACATTAATGTTAGTAATGTGCAATATGAATTTAGCCTAGTAGAAATTTGGGATGATTATGTTGCGCCACAGGCTGCTTTTTTATCTACACCTCCTATTTTTCAAACTACTGTATCAGAAACGACGCTTATTTATGGACCGACATTTCCGCAATTAATAACAGGAAGAAAATACGCTTGGAATGTGCGTGCTTTTGCACTAGATGGAGCAGAAGAAATTGGCGTATTTACTAATCAAGGACACAGTGAGATTTTTTGGTTTACTTACCAAATACCTTGCGATACACCATTGTTTCCAGAAGTTGAAGATTTAAGTGATAACCATGTCAAATTAACTTGGCAAGGCAATAGTGAGCATATAGATTATACCATAAAATATAGAGAAAAAAATGCAGATTCAGATTGGTACCAATTAACAACGCCAAGAGAATACATTACTATAACTAGTTTAAATCTTCAGACTGCATACGAATATAAAATACAAGGTAATTGCGATTATGGCAGCTTTGGCGAAACTATAATTTATGAGTTTACAACACTTAGCGAAGAAGCCTCTGCTTATATTGGCTGTAATATAGAGCCAGATCCAGTAGATTTGTCTAATCAGGATATTTTACCTGAGCTGTTTGTTTATGACATTATAAAAGCAGGAGATTTCCCTATAGTTGTTACAGCAATAGATCAAGAAATGTCGCCTTTTTCGGGTAGTGGTTTTGTGGTAATACCATGGTTAGCGTTTACGCGTGCTAAAGTTGAGTTTAATAATATTCAGGTTAATACTGATATGCGACTTATTGCGGGTGAAGTTAAAACAACGTATGATGCGGATTGGGGAAGCATACAAAATTTAGATGGTGTTGTTGATGACGTATTTGGTGATAACGGTGCTATAACACAATATGATGCTAGTGGATTAGACATAAACCATGTGCAAGTTGGCGAAAATGGAAGTGTTGTTTTAGTAGATGAAAACAATGTAGAGCATACCATACAGGTCACCCTGCCTGTTATTATAACGGATACTAATGGTGACCAATGGTTGATAGATGAAGATGGTAATGATACTGCTTTAGGACCACAAGCAGAAGGAGGTATACCAACATCAAGTAATACTACAGGTATAGCATCCAATGGTTCTGTAAACCAAATATCTTCTCCAGATGTTAGTGTGGTTTTTGAAAAATCAGGGTTTTATAGTACAGATATTTATCCAGAAAATGTAAATAACTCTTCTTCTCTTTTAAATAAATATGAAACAATTCCGACTGCCAACGGCGGGATATATAAGGTGCTTTATAAAGCTATTTCTAATATAGCACAACATGATACAGATTTATTAAAAGCGACGGTAACTTTTTCTAACGGAAAAACTAAAGACGATATTATTTTTAAAACAACTGAAGGTACAGCTGTAGCTAACAGTTGGGATGGTAATACTGCAACCCTTACTTTAAATAAACAATTCAATTTTGCTAAAAGCGAAATGTTAGCAACAGTAAAACCAGAAGACTCTACGCAAAATTACACCATAGCTGGTAAAACTAACCTTTGGCATGTAAACCAACAATTTGTTAATGTAACGGTAGTCCCTTTAAATGGAGCTAGTTTTAGTGATGCAGATAAAGCAAGAATAAACGAGATATATAATCCAGCAGGTGTTAATTTTAACATTACCGTAGATCCAAAGTTAGCTATAGATCCTGCTATATGGAATTTAGAAAACACAACTCAGGAAATATTAGATATTGGCGACAGTAACTTATTGTCTAATTATACTGTTGAAGAACGGGCCATCTACAACTATTATAAAACACAACGAGGGGTACAAGAGCAAATGTACTATGTTTTTCTAGCAACAGATATTACGACTTCAAAGCTAGCAACAAATGGTTTTATGCCTTTAAAAGGCCAGTATGGTTTTGTTTTTAAACAAAATAATCAAGCAGAGGTAACAGCGCACGAACTAGGACATGGTGTTTTTGGTTTACAGCATTATGAGGAATCTGGTACCGAGGACTTCTTGATGTATAATACTTATCCATCTGGTACAGAGTTTACACATATGGATTGGCAAACGATGCACGCGTCTGGATTGCAGTTTTATATGTTTCAAGGAGATGAGGATGGGGCGAGTACCACTCTAAATGGAATACCAGATAGATTTAAAAATACAATTAATAATACCTTCACGTTTATGACTATTGATGGAAGTTATATAACATTACCCTCTAATGTTAGAAGATTATCATTTGTAAATAGTCTTGACAACTTAGAGGTGTTTTCTAAATTTCCAACAGGTGCACTACTAGGTTTTGAATTAAACAATATAAAATATATAGCACAAATAGAAACTCCAACTCCTTTTAGTGATTCGATACTTTTGGATGAATTTACTTTTAATTACTTAGGCTTTATAGATCAGGCAACAGGTGATGATTTTCCAATAGAGGATGATAATAAAGCATATTTTGGAAAAGTAATTACTTTAACACTAACTGAATTTTCCAAAAGGCTTGGAACAATTGAAATAAATGATTTGTTATGGGATAATCCAGTTTCAGTAAATATATTATCAAATTATTCTCGATTTAGTAAATTTTATACAAGTTTCCCATCTGATCATATTGATATATCATATAGTGAGGAATCAGTTTTTTCTCAAACCTTTCAGTTAAATGAACAAAAAATAGCAAATGTTTTAGGAGAAAATTTAAATTGGGGCTCTAATTATTTGATGGCTTCAAAATTTGCTACTTTAAATAGCGCATATCCACTAATGTTTAAAGTCGCATTTGCTAGATTATTTAGAACATTAGATGCAGACGGAGCTTCTTATTTATTGAAAAATAAAACAAATTCCCAGTTAATTACAAAATATGTAGAGATTATAAATTACATTAAATCACTTAATGATGATTGCGCTGCGTTTTTAGGTAATTTAACTGACGAAAGTTCAACTGATCAATTACAGTTATGTATTACAGGTCTTTCTGATAATGAAATAAAAGAATTATCAATTTCGAACAAATTAAAAGCGATAAGTCTATTAATTAATAATTGGACGGTAACTGAGGAGCAAGAAAATCAGCTTATTAGACTTATAGAGTTTACAGAACAACCAGATGTCGATGATTTACTTTTTGGTTTAAATAGTGTTTCAACAGTTGAAGGTGCGGATTATAATCTTTTAAGAAGATTAGTTTATAAAACAGATAATGATCATACTTATTTTCATGAAGATAATTTTAAGAAATTGATAAATGTTTTAGCTGAATTAACTGTTAAAAAATCATTAAATTTTAGAGAAGAGCTAGAAAACTTATTAGCAGATGAGTTGATTGAACGTAATATTAAATTTTATCACAAATCTTTTTGGGATACTGCCATGGCTGATTATATAGTAGCTTGGAATTTTTTAAATGGTGAAGACATTTTTGTATATAATACCATAGTAAAATGGAAAACAGATTCTCAAACTAATGCCGATATTACAGTTTATACTGATAGGTATGCGGGTTCTGATATTTTAGATACTACTGATCCTATCGTATTAACCCCTTATTCACCAATATATTTTACTAATAAATCAGGATTAAGTATGTTAAGTGACTTTAATAATGATTTACCTGTTTTAAGTCCGGCAATTTTAGCCTTGTATGCAAGTGAAGTTGGTTATACTCAAGTAATAGTTGATGGTATACAGGCTACCGTTGACGCTGCTAGTTTAGCTTCAGGCTTTGGTGCACTTATAAAAGGTCCTAGTATTGCTAGGAAAACGTTTATAATTGCTGATATGATTGGCTCTGGTGTTAGTATAACTACAGGAGTTGTTGGTTATACTAATTTAAGTACAGAGGGGAAAGCATTTGTTGACGCCTTAAATGTTTTAACATTAACAGTAGCAATAACTGATGGTTTAAATACAACTAGTCTTAAAAATATTTTTGGAAAAGTAAAAACTCTTGATACTGCATTACCAGATAAGTCTGATGTAGATGATTTTTTAAATACTTTAATTGCTGCGGAAGGTAAATTAAATGGAGTTGATCCTAATAAGATAAAGGAATCAAAAGTATGGCTTATTCATTTAGAAGCAGAATTAGCATTAAATAATATTAATGATCTTGAGAATAAGATAGTTAAGGCGAAAAGGATATTAAGTACAGGGAGGCGATCTATCCTTATTGGAAAACTTGATAATTTCACAAGTTTAAAAACTTGGGTTGGTGAGTTAGATGATGTTGCTGATGTAGCCTTGATATCTAAACTTAATGATTTTGTTGATAACTCTAATTCTGTTTTAGGAAAATTGAATACCTATTTAAGAGACGCACCATTACATATATCTATAGATGAGGTTATTAAATTTAAACAAGCGTTAAAACAAACTAGGGGAATTGAATCTTTTAAGTTAATTGATGAATCTATAGGAGTTACAGGTAATATTTCAAAGTTTGCCTACGATAGTAACACGATAAATAAAGTATCAGAAATATCAGAATCTTCTTCTAATTTTAGACAAGCTTTTGGTGGAAATTGGGAAGATGAATTAACCCAAATATTAAAAGGTAATAGCAATGCAAAGTGTTTAACTTGTGGAAACATAAACACTACTAATACAATGTTAAAACGTTTACCATCTATGGATGAAATGTTAGAAAATCTTGAATATGTTTCTCAATTTCATAATAAAGACGGTATTGAATCTGTTTTTACTGCTATTAAAGGGAAGCCTTTAGATATTGCTAATTCTTATGCAGTAAATAATAGAGATGGTATTAATCATATGATTAGATATATGAAAAATAATCAAGATGAATTTACTAACTTAACTAGGTTTGAATTTAAATACTCAGATGAGTTTAATAACAGAGCAGATGTTTTGGTTGGGGATATAAAATATGAATTTAAAAGTTGGACATTTGGTACTAGTCATTGGACAAGTTTTTTTAATCCTACAGGTGATTTAAATGTTCAATTAAAAAGATATATAGAAAACACAACCGAATTAGAAAACCTAAAATATATTTTCAACGGAAACAAAGTCAATTCTAGTCAAATAAAAACAGCTTTTAAAAGTATGATGTACGATAACGCTACACAAAATTTAACAGAAAGAGGAACGGAGGTATTTTATACTATTTGGGATAATACTAGTTTAAGAAATGATTTATTTGATTTATCTGAAACCGCAGGGAAAGTACCAATACAACAATTTAAAGATATAGTTTCAGATCCATCGAATAGATTTTATAAATTTATAAAAGTAGAGTAG